In Ammospiza nelsoni isolate bAmmNel1 chromosome 30, bAmmNel1.pri, whole genome shotgun sequence, a single window of DNA contains:
- the KAT6A gene encoding histone acetyltransferase KAT6A isoform X1 — MVKLANPLYTEWILEAIKKVKKQKQRPSEERICNAVSSSHGLDRKTVLEQLELSVKDGTILKVSNKGLNSYKDPDNPGRIALPKPRNHGKLDGKPNVDWNKLIKRAIEGLAESSGSSLKNIERFLKGQKDVAALFGGGAASIFHQQLRLAVKRAVGHGRLLKDGPLYQLNTKATTNAEGKESFESLSCLPPVCLLPHEKDKPVAEPIPICSFCLGTKEQNREKKPEELISCADCGNSGHPSCLKFSPELTVRVKALRWQCIECKTCSSCRDQGKNADNMLFCDSCDRGFHMECCDPPLTRMPKGMWICQICRPRKKGRKLLQKKAAQIKRRYANPIGRPKNRLKNQNTTSKGPFSKVRTGPGRGRKRKMALSNQSASSEGAFLEQTDVLDFCRDGSNTLKFNKKTKGLIDGLTKFFTPSPDGRKARGEVVDYSQQYRIRKKGTRKSSTSEWPTDNQDGWDGKQETEERFFGGQDVLNEKDMELFRDIQEQALQKVGVTGPPDPQVRCPSVIEFGKYEIQTWYSSPYPQEYSRLPKLYLCEFCLKYMKSRTILQQHMKKCGWFHPPANEIYRKNNISVFEVDGNVSTIYCQNLCLLAKLFLDHKTLYYDVEPFLFYVLTQNDVKGCHLVGYFSKEKHCQQKYNVSCIMILPQYQRKGYGRFLIDFSYLLSKREGQAGSPEKPLSDLGRLSYMAYWKSVILECLYHQRDKQLSIKKLSKLTGICPQDITSTLHHLRMLDFRSDQFVIIRREKLIQEHMAKLRTNVRPIDVDAECLRWTPVIVSNSVVSEDEEEETEDGENEEQQKQKEKDPETSMVKSVSWEKKEQEPYSPPESEKKPDIVAPANSTRPNKHIFSLDSLPANSQPSRRGRWNRKSKKVHEPFCEKEPALPMEEKTAAPSGRCSECEEKSTASRGRCSDCEEKSVALQGRCGECEEKSPASRGRYAEDDEKSAASQGQYGKGEKSAVPHRQHSETVERWRGQLKKNTEPLKCRFPEDCDRLPRRYSDGDRGLLRCFSESSEEEDDEPVSPRSSSPPVLTKPTLKRKKPILHRKRRVRKRKHHNSSVVTETISETTEVLDEPFEDSDSERPMPQLEPTFEIEEEEEEEEEDEEEESELSSSGYFQHLAQADTLRHRPSSKRKSRDEEESDDNSGNPPLKPLSMLRNSEAKDSSLEPDTSTPVKKKKGWPKGKSRKPVHWKKRPGRKPGFKMNREEVPLSAQDEIVDEVAANSKPGRKAKISDKEECVEQKDLPLTEERKEEDVNMEAEEVGEGEEEDIASTEVRAVSPVDSNSSPVPEVKEPEIEEEVEEKPRILEEQRQSEEEQQELDEPEHDHEEEEEVAVVTNQNEDHDADDEDDGHPESLKKKELEEQPVKEGVKEEPQVQECFLETSIPSSREDAKEKDEAEADSEEEQASNETSVGSEHVPGSEDDHEEEQSNKEGLIELKEEEEIPHSELDLETVQAVQSLTQEESNEHDVAYQDCEETLAACQTLQSYTQTEEDPQISMVEDCQASEHNSPISSVQSHPSQSVRSVSSPNVPALESSYTQISPEQGSLSAPSMQNMETSPMMDVPSVSDHSQQVVDSGFSDLGSIESTTENYENPSSYDSTMGGSICGNNSSQSSCSYGGLSSSSSLTQNSCVVTQQMANIGSSCSMMQQNSVQPAANCNIKSPQSCVVERPPSNQQPTTQPQQQQPQSQQPQPPPPPQQQPPLSQCSMNNSFTPAPMIMEIPESGSTGNISIYERIPGDFGAGSYSQPSATFSLAKLQQLTNTIMDPHAMPYSHSPAVTSYATSVSLSNTGLAQLAPSHPLAGTPQAQATMTPPPNLASTTMNLTSPLLQCNMSATNIGIPHTQRLQGQMPVKGHISIRSKSAPLPSASAHQQQLYGRSPPAVAMQAGPRTLAVQRGMNMGVNLMPAAPYNVNSMNMNLNAMNSYRMTQPMMNSSYHSNPAYMNQTAQYPMQMQMGMMGSQAYTQQPMQPNPHGNMMYTGPSHHSYMNAAGVPKQSLNGPYMRR, encoded by the exons CCGGTTGCTGAACCAATCCCAATTTGCAGTTTCTGCCTTGGTACAAAAGAGCAGAATCGGGAGAAGAAACCTGAGGAGCTCATCTCTTGTGCTGACTGTGGCAACAGTG GTCATCCGTCCTGTTTGAAGTTCTCTCCAGAGCTGACCGTGCGAGTGAAAGCCTTGCGGTGGCAATGCATCGAGTGCAAAACCTGCAGTTCCTGTAGAGACcaaggaaaaaatgct GATAACATGCTATTTTGTGACTCCTGTGACCGTGGCTTTCACATGGAATGCTGTGATCCTCCTCTTACCAGGATGCCGAAAG GTATGTGGATATGTCAAATATGTCGACCacggaagaaaggaagaaaacttttACAGAAGAAGGCAGCACAGATCAAAAGGCGCTATGCTAACCCAATAGGACGTCCCAAAAACAGGTTAAAGAATCAAAACACAAC ATCAAAAGGTCCTTTCAGCAAAGTTCGCACCGGTCCCGGTCGGGGTCGGAAGCGTAAAATGGCTCTGTCCAACCAGTCAGCATCATCAGAAGGAGCATTCCTGGAACAGACAGATGTCCTGGACTTCTGCAGAGATGGCAGCAACACCTTGAAGTTTAACAAGAAAACCAAAGGGCTTATAGATGGTCTTACTAAATTCTTCACTCCTTCCCCCGACGGGCGAAAAGCTCGAGGAGAAGTGGTTGATTATTCTCAGCAGTACAGGATCAGGAAAAAGGGTACCAGGAAATCCAGCACTTCAGAGTGGCCCACAG ACAATCAGGATGGCTGGGATGGAAAACAAGAAACTGAGGAGCGTTTTTTTGGAGGCCAGGATGTCTTGAATGaaaaggacatggagctgtttCGAGATATTCAGGAACAAGCACTGCag AAAGTAGGGGTGACTGGGCCTCCTGATCCACAAGTCCGCTGCCCTTCTGTTATAGAATTTGGCAAATACGAAATCCAGACCTGGTACTCCTCCCCATATCCACAGGAATACTCAAG GCTACCGAAGTTGTACCTTTGTGAATTCTGTCTAAAATACATGAAAAGCAGAACCATTCTCCAACAGCATATGAAGAAATGTGGGTGGTTTCATCCTCCAGCCAAtgaaatttacagaaaaaataatatatcaGTCTTTGAG GTTGATGGCAATGTCAGCACTATCTACTGCCAGAATTTGTGCTTGCTAGCTAAACTCTTCTTGGATCACAAGACTCTCTATTATGATGTGGAGCCATTTCTTTTCTATGTGCTGACACAGAATGATGTTAAGGGCTGTCACCTTGTTGGCTACTTTTCCAAG GAAAAACACTGCCAACAGAAGTACAATGTTTCCTGCATCATGATTCTTCCACAATACCAGCGTAAGGGCTATGGCAGGTTCCTAATTGACTTCA GCTATTTGCTGTCAAAGCGTGAGGGTCAGGCAGGATCACCAGAGAAGCCCCTGTCAGACCTGGGGCGCCTGTCATACATGGCTTATTGGAAAAGTGTCATACTGGAGTGCCTTTATCATCAACGTGACAAGCAATTGAGCATCAAGAAGTTGAGTAAGCTGACTGGAATCTGCCCCCAAGACATCACTTCCACCCTGCATCACCTGCGAATGCTCGACTTCCGCAGTGATCA ATTTGTGATCATTCGTCGTGAGAAGCTCATCCAGGAGCACATGGCAAAGCTCAGAACCAACGTGCGACCCATCGATGTGGATGCAGAGTGTCTGCGTTGGACACCGGTCATCGTTTCCAACTCGGTTGTCTCtgaagatgaagaagaggaAACAGAGGATGGGgaaaatgaagagcagcaaaagcagaaagaaaaggatcCAGAGACCAGT ATGGTAAAATCCGTGTCatgggagaagaaagagcaagagCCTTACTCACCACCAGAGAGTGAAAAAAAGCCAGACATCGTTGCTCCAGCCAATTCTACACGACCAAACAAGCACATTTTTTCCCTGGATAGTCTTCCTGCAAACAGTCAGCCATCACGAAGAGGTCGATGGAACCGCAAGAGCAAAAAAGTTCACGAGCCCTTTTGTGAGAAGGAGCCAGCATTGCCcatggaggaaaaaacagcagctcccagtggaAGGTGCAGTGAGTGTGAGGAAAAGTCAACAGCCTCACGAGGCAGGTGCAGTGACTGTGAGGAGAAGTCAGTGGCCTTGCAAGGAAGGTGTGGGGAATGTGAGGAGAAATCTCCAGCCTCCAGAGGCCGCTACGCTGAGGATGATGAAAAatctgcagcttcccagggaCAGTATGGCAAAGGTGAAAAATCTGCAGTTCCCCATCGGCAGCACAGTGAAACTGTGGAGAGGTGGAGGGGCCAGTTGAAAAAGAACACGGAGCCACTGAAATGTAGATTCCCAGAGGACTGCGACAGATTACCCCGGCGCTACAGTGACGGTGACAGGGGACTCCTGAGGTGTTTCAGTGAGAGCAGTGAAGAGGAAGATGATGAGCCTGTGAGTCCTAGATCAAGCTCTCCACCTGTTCTCACCAAGCCAACATTGAAACGAAAG AAACCAATTCTCCATCGGAAGAGGCGGGTCCGCAAGCGCAAGCACCACAACAGCAGCGTTGTCACTGAAACAATCTCAGAAACCACAGAAGTGCTGGATGAACCATTTGAGGACTCAGACTCTGAACGACCAATGCCTCAATTAGAGCCTACCTTTGAGattgaggaggaggaagaggaggaggaggaggatgaagaagaGGAGAGTGAACTTTCATCCAGTGGATACTTTCAGCACTTAGCCCAAGCAGACACACTCAGGCACAGACCCTCCTCTAAGAGGAAGTCCAGAGATGAAGAGGAGTCTGATGACAATAGTG GTAACCCACCCTTGAAACCATTATCTATGCTGAGGAATAGTGAAGCAAAAGATTCTTCACTTGAGCCAGATACTTCCACACCTGTGAAAAAGAAGAAGGGATGGCCAAAAGGGAAAAGCCGAAAACCAGTCCACTGGAAGAAAAGGCCTGGTAGAAAACCAGGATTTAAAATGAACCGGGAAGAGGTGCCACTGTCAGCTCAGGATGAAATAGTTGATGAAGTGGCAGCCAATTCAAAACCAGGGCGTAAAGCCAAAATTTCAGATAAGGAAGAATGTGTTGAGCAGAAGGACCTGCCTCTGACcgaggaaaggaaagaggaagatgTGAATATGGAAGCAGAAGAGGtaggagagggagaagaggaagaCATAGCCAGCACTGAAGTAAGAGCAGTTTCTCCTGTGGACAGCAACAGCAGTCCAGTGCCAGAAGTCAAAGAACCTGAGATAGAAGAGGAAGTAGAGGAGAAGCCACGGATTTTAGAAGAGCAGAGGCAATCAGAAGAAGAGCAGCAAGAATTAGATGAACCTGAACATGAccatgaggaagaagaggaagttGCAGTAGTGACAAATCAAAACGAAGATCACGACGctgatgatgaagatgatggtCATCCAGAgtctttgaagaaaaaagaattggAGGAACAGCCTGTTAAAGAAGGGGTGAAGGAGGAGCCTCAGGTGCAAGAATGTTTTTTAGAAACAAGCATCCCAAGCAGTAGAGaagatgcaaaagaaaaagatgaagcAGAGGCAGATTCTGAGGAAGAGCAGGCTTCCAACGAGACATCAGTGGGCTCAGAGCACGTCCCTGGGTCTGAAGATGATCACGAAGAAGAGCAAAGTAATAAAGAGGGGTTAATTGAATtaaaggaagaggaggagattCCTCATAGTGAACTAGATCTTGAAACTGTTCAAGCAGTCCAGTCCTTGACACAGGAGGAAAGCAATGAGCACGATGTAGCCTACCAGGACTGTGAAGAAACTCTTGCAGCTTGTCAGACTTTGCAGAGCTATACCCAGACTGAGGAGGATCCTCAGATATCAATGGTTGAAGATTGCCAGGCCTCAGAACACAACAGTCCAATATCCTCTGTTCAGTCCCACCCCAGCCAGTCCGTGCGTTCTGTCAGCAGCCCAAACGTGCCTGCTCTGGAGAGCAGCTACACCCAGatcagccctgagcaaggaTCCCTGTCCGCACCCTCTATGCAGAACATGGAGACCAGCCCCATGATGGATGTGCCTTCAGTATCGGACCACTCCCAGCAGGTGGTGGATAGTGGCTTCAGTGACCTTGGCAGCATTGAGAGCACTACAGAGAATTATGAAAACCCCAGCAGCTATGACTCCACGATGGGAGGCAGCATTTGTGGAAATAActcttcccagagcagctgttcGTACGGAGGACTGTCTTCTTCCAGCAGCCTCACTCAGAACAGTTGTGTTGTCACTCAGCAAATGGCAAACATTGGCAGCAGTTGCAGCATGATGCAGCAAAACAGTGTCCAGCCTGCAGCTAACTGTAATATCAAGTCACCTCAGAGCTGTGTAGTAGAAAGGCCCCCGAGTAACCAGCAACCAAcaacacagccacagcagcagcagcctcagtcccagcagccacagcccccaccTCCACCCCAGCAGCAACCTCCATTATCTCAGTGTAGCATGAACAACAGCTTCACCCCAGCACCTATGATCATGGAAATACCCGAGTCAGGCAGCACTGGTAACATAAGCATCTACGAGAGGATTCCAGGGGATTTTGGTGCCGGAAGCTATTCACAACCATCAGCCACGTTCAGTTTAGCCAAGTTGCAGCAGCTGACAAACACCATAATGGACCCTCATGCCATGCCTTATAGCCATTCTCCTGCTGTGACTTCCTATGCAACCAGCGTTTCTCTCTCCAACAcagggctggctcagctggCTCCTTCTCACCCCCTGGCCGGCACCCCACAAGCACAAGCCACCATGACGCccccacccaacctggcctCCACCACCATGAACCTCACGTCCCCTCTGCTCCAGTGCAACATGTCGGCCACCAACATCGGCATCCCGCACACgcagaggctgcaggggcagaTGCCCGTCAAGGGGCACATCTCCATCCGCTCCAAATCGGCgcccctgccctctgccagcgcccaccagcagcagctgtacGGCCGCAGCCCCCCGGCCGTGGCCATGCAGGCCGGGCCCCGGACCTTGGCCGTGCAGCGCGGCATGAACATGGGCGTCAACCTGATGCCCGCGGCGCCCTACAACGTCAACTCCATGAACATGAACCTGAACGCCATGAACAGCTACAGGATGACGCAGCCCATGATGAACAGCAGCTACCACAGCAATCCTGCCTACATGAACCAGACAGCACAGTATCCTATGCAGATGCAGATGGGAATGATGGGGAGCCAGGCCTATACCCAGCAGCCTATGCAGCCAAACCCTCACGGGAACATGATGTACACTGGTCCCTCCCATCACAGCTACATGAACGCTGCTGGGGTGCCCAAGCAGTCTCTTAATGGACCATACATGAGAAGATGA
- the KAT6A gene encoding histone acetyltransferase KAT6A isoform X2, translating to MWICQICRPRKKGRKLLQKKAAQIKRRYANPIGRPKNRLKNQNTTSKGPFSKVRTGPGRGRKRKMALSNQSASSEGAFLEQTDVLDFCRDGSNTLKFNKKTKGLIDGLTKFFTPSPDGRKARGEVVDYSQQYRIRKKGTRKSSTSEWPTDNQDGWDGKQETEERFFGGQDVLNEKDMELFRDIQEQALQKVGVTGPPDPQVRCPSVIEFGKYEIQTWYSSPYPQEYSRLPKLYLCEFCLKYMKSRTILQQHMKKCGWFHPPANEIYRKNNISVFEVDGNVSTIYCQNLCLLAKLFLDHKTLYYDVEPFLFYVLTQNDVKGCHLVGYFSKEKHCQQKYNVSCIMILPQYQRKGYGRFLIDFSYLLSKREGQAGSPEKPLSDLGRLSYMAYWKSVILECLYHQRDKQLSIKKLSKLTGICPQDITSTLHHLRMLDFRSDQFVIIRREKLIQEHMAKLRTNVRPIDVDAECLRWTPVIVSNSVVSEDEEEETEDGENEEQQKQKEKDPETSMVKSVSWEKKEQEPYSPPESEKKPDIVAPANSTRPNKHIFSLDSLPANSQPSRRGRWNRKSKKVHEPFCEKEPALPMEEKTAAPSGRCSECEEKSTASRGRCSDCEEKSVALQGRCGECEEKSPASRGRYAEDDEKSAASQGQYGKGEKSAVPHRQHSETVERWRGQLKKNTEPLKCRFPEDCDRLPRRYSDGDRGLLRCFSESSEEEDDEPVSPRSSSPPVLTKPTLKRKKPILHRKRRVRKRKHHNSSVVTETISETTEVLDEPFEDSDSERPMPQLEPTFEIEEEEEEEEEDEEEESELSSSGYFQHLAQADTLRHRPSSKRKSRDEEESDDNSGNPPLKPLSMLRNSEAKDSSLEPDTSTPVKKKKGWPKGKSRKPVHWKKRPGRKPGFKMNREEVPLSAQDEIVDEVAANSKPGRKAKISDKEECVEQKDLPLTEERKEEDVNMEAEEVGEGEEEDIASTEVRAVSPVDSNSSPVPEVKEPEIEEEVEEKPRILEEQRQSEEEQQELDEPEHDHEEEEEVAVVTNQNEDHDADDEDDGHPESLKKKELEEQPVKEGVKEEPQVQECFLETSIPSSREDAKEKDEAEADSEEEQASNETSVGSEHVPGSEDDHEEEQSNKEGLIELKEEEEIPHSELDLETVQAVQSLTQEESNEHDVAYQDCEETLAACQTLQSYTQTEEDPQISMVEDCQASEHNSPISSVQSHPSQSVRSVSSPNVPALESSYTQISPEQGSLSAPSMQNMETSPMMDVPSVSDHSQQVVDSGFSDLGSIESTTENYENPSSYDSTMGGSICGNNSSQSSCSYGGLSSSSSLTQNSCVVTQQMANIGSSCSMMQQNSVQPAANCNIKSPQSCVVERPPSNQQPTTQPQQQQPQSQQPQPPPPPQQQPPLSQCSMNNSFTPAPMIMEIPESGSTGNISIYERIPGDFGAGSYSQPSATFSLAKLQQLTNTIMDPHAMPYSHSPAVTSYATSVSLSNTGLAQLAPSHPLAGTPQAQATMTPPPNLASTTMNLTSPLLQCNMSATNIGIPHTQRLQGQMPVKGHISIRSKSAPLPSASAHQQQLYGRSPPAVAMQAGPRTLAVQRGMNMGVNLMPAAPYNVNSMNMNLNAMNSYRMTQPMMNSSYHSNPAYMNQTAQYPMQMQMGMMGSQAYTQQPMQPNPHGNMMYTGPSHHSYMNAAGVPKQSLNGPYMRR from the exons ATGTGGATATGTCAAATATGTCGACCacggaagaaaggaagaaaacttttACAGAAGAAGGCAGCACAGATCAAAAGGCGCTATGCTAACCCAATAGGACGTCCCAAAAACAGGTTAAAGAATCAAAACACAAC ATCAAAAGGTCCTTTCAGCAAAGTTCGCACCGGTCCCGGTCGGGGTCGGAAGCGTAAAATGGCTCTGTCCAACCAGTCAGCATCATCAGAAGGAGCATTCCTGGAACAGACAGATGTCCTGGACTTCTGCAGAGATGGCAGCAACACCTTGAAGTTTAACAAGAAAACCAAAGGGCTTATAGATGGTCTTACTAAATTCTTCACTCCTTCCCCCGACGGGCGAAAAGCTCGAGGAGAAGTGGTTGATTATTCTCAGCAGTACAGGATCAGGAAAAAGGGTACCAGGAAATCCAGCACTTCAGAGTGGCCCACAG ACAATCAGGATGGCTGGGATGGAAAACAAGAAACTGAGGAGCGTTTTTTTGGAGGCCAGGATGTCTTGAATGaaaaggacatggagctgtttCGAGATATTCAGGAACAAGCACTGCag AAAGTAGGGGTGACTGGGCCTCCTGATCCACAAGTCCGCTGCCCTTCTGTTATAGAATTTGGCAAATACGAAATCCAGACCTGGTACTCCTCCCCATATCCACAGGAATACTCAAG GCTACCGAAGTTGTACCTTTGTGAATTCTGTCTAAAATACATGAAAAGCAGAACCATTCTCCAACAGCATATGAAGAAATGTGGGTGGTTTCATCCTCCAGCCAAtgaaatttacagaaaaaataatatatcaGTCTTTGAG GTTGATGGCAATGTCAGCACTATCTACTGCCAGAATTTGTGCTTGCTAGCTAAACTCTTCTTGGATCACAAGACTCTCTATTATGATGTGGAGCCATTTCTTTTCTATGTGCTGACACAGAATGATGTTAAGGGCTGTCACCTTGTTGGCTACTTTTCCAAG GAAAAACACTGCCAACAGAAGTACAATGTTTCCTGCATCATGATTCTTCCACAATACCAGCGTAAGGGCTATGGCAGGTTCCTAATTGACTTCA GCTATTTGCTGTCAAAGCGTGAGGGTCAGGCAGGATCACCAGAGAAGCCCCTGTCAGACCTGGGGCGCCTGTCATACATGGCTTATTGGAAAAGTGTCATACTGGAGTGCCTTTATCATCAACGTGACAAGCAATTGAGCATCAAGAAGTTGAGTAAGCTGACTGGAATCTGCCCCCAAGACATCACTTCCACCCTGCATCACCTGCGAATGCTCGACTTCCGCAGTGATCA ATTTGTGATCATTCGTCGTGAGAAGCTCATCCAGGAGCACATGGCAAAGCTCAGAACCAACGTGCGACCCATCGATGTGGATGCAGAGTGTCTGCGTTGGACACCGGTCATCGTTTCCAACTCGGTTGTCTCtgaagatgaagaagaggaAACAGAGGATGGGgaaaatgaagagcagcaaaagcagaaagaaaaggatcCAGAGACCAGT ATGGTAAAATCCGTGTCatgggagaagaaagagcaagagCCTTACTCACCACCAGAGAGTGAAAAAAAGCCAGACATCGTTGCTCCAGCCAATTCTACACGACCAAACAAGCACATTTTTTCCCTGGATAGTCTTCCTGCAAACAGTCAGCCATCACGAAGAGGTCGATGGAACCGCAAGAGCAAAAAAGTTCACGAGCCCTTTTGTGAGAAGGAGCCAGCATTGCCcatggaggaaaaaacagcagctcccagtggaAGGTGCAGTGAGTGTGAGGAAAAGTCAACAGCCTCACGAGGCAGGTGCAGTGACTGTGAGGAGAAGTCAGTGGCCTTGCAAGGAAGGTGTGGGGAATGTGAGGAGAAATCTCCAGCCTCCAGAGGCCGCTACGCTGAGGATGATGAAAAatctgcagcttcccagggaCAGTATGGCAAAGGTGAAAAATCTGCAGTTCCCCATCGGCAGCACAGTGAAACTGTGGAGAGGTGGAGGGGCCAGTTGAAAAAGAACACGGAGCCACTGAAATGTAGATTCCCAGAGGACTGCGACAGATTACCCCGGCGCTACAGTGACGGTGACAGGGGACTCCTGAGGTGTTTCAGTGAGAGCAGTGAAGAGGAAGATGATGAGCCTGTGAGTCCTAGATCAAGCTCTCCACCTGTTCTCACCAAGCCAACATTGAAACGAAAG AAACCAATTCTCCATCGGAAGAGGCGGGTCCGCAAGCGCAAGCACCACAACAGCAGCGTTGTCACTGAAACAATCTCAGAAACCACAGAAGTGCTGGATGAACCATTTGAGGACTCAGACTCTGAACGACCAATGCCTCAATTAGAGCCTACCTTTGAGattgaggaggaggaagaggaggaggaggaggatgaagaagaGGAGAGTGAACTTTCATCCAGTGGATACTTTCAGCACTTAGCCCAAGCAGACACACTCAGGCACAGACCCTCCTCTAAGAGGAAGTCCAGAGATGAAGAGGAGTCTGATGACAATAGTG GTAACCCACCCTTGAAACCATTATCTATGCTGAGGAATAGTGAAGCAAAAGATTCTTCACTTGAGCCAGATACTTCCACACCTGTGAAAAAGAAGAAGGGATGGCCAAAAGGGAAAAGCCGAAAACCAGTCCACTGGAAGAAAAGGCCTGGTAGAAAACCAGGATTTAAAATGAACCGGGAAGAGGTGCCACTGTCAGCTCAGGATGAAATAGTTGATGAAGTGGCAGCCAATTCAAAACCAGGGCGTAAAGCCAAAATTTCAGATAAGGAAGAATGTGTTGAGCAGAAGGACCTGCCTCTGACcgaggaaaggaaagaggaagatgTGAATATGGAAGCAGAAGAGGtaggagagggagaagaggaagaCATAGCCAGCACTGAAGTAAGAGCAGTTTCTCCTGTGGACAGCAACAGCAGTCCAGTGCCAGAAGTCAAAGAACCTGAGATAGAAGAGGAAGTAGAGGAGAAGCCACGGATTTTAGAAGAGCAGAGGCAATCAGAAGAAGAGCAGCAAGAATTAGATGAACCTGAACATGAccatgaggaagaagaggaagttGCAGTAGTGACAAATCAAAACGAAGATCACGACGctgatgatgaagatgatggtCATCCAGAgtctttgaagaaaaaagaattggAGGAACAGCCTGTTAAAGAAGGGGTGAAGGAGGAGCCTCAGGTGCAAGAATGTTTTTTAGAAACAAGCATCCCAAGCAGTAGAGaagatgcaaaagaaaaagatgaagcAGAGGCAGATTCTGAGGAAGAGCAGGCTTCCAACGAGACATCAGTGGGCTCAGAGCACGTCCCTGGGTCTGAAGATGATCACGAAGAAGAGCAAAGTAATAAAGAGGGGTTAATTGAATtaaaggaagaggaggagattCCTCATAGTGAACTAGATCTTGAAACTGTTCAAGCAGTCCAGTCCTTGACACAGGAGGAAAGCAATGAGCACGATGTAGCCTACCAGGACTGTGAAGAAACTCTTGCAGCTTGTCAGACTTTGCAGAGCTATACCCAGACTGAGGAGGATCCTCAGATATCAATGGTTGAAGATTGCCAGGCCTCAGAACACAACAGTCCAATATCCTCTGTTCAGTCCCACCCCAGCCAGTCCGTGCGTTCTGTCAGCAGCCCAAACGTGCCTGCTCTGGAGAGCAGCTACACCCAGatcagccctgagcaaggaTCCCTGTCCGCACCCTCTATGCAGAACATGGAGACCAGCCCCATGATGGATGTGCCTTCAGTATCGGACCACTCCCAGCAGGTGGTGGATAGTGGCTTCAGTGACCTTGGCAGCATTGAGAGCACTACAGAGAATTATGAAAACCCCAGCAGCTATGACTCCACGATGGGAGGCAGCATTTGTGGAAATAActcttcccagagcagctgttcGTACGGAGGACTGTCTTCTTCCAGCAGCCTCACTCAGAACAGTTGTGTTGTCACTCAGCAAATGGCAAACATTGGCAGCAGTTGCAGCATGATGCAGCAAAACAGTGTCCAGCCTGCAGCTAACTGTAATATCAAGTCACCTCAGAGCTGTGTAGTAGAAAGGCCCCCGAGTAACCAGCAACCAAcaacacagccacagcagcagcagcctcagtcccagcagccacagcccccaccTCCACCCCAGCAGCAACCTCCATTATCTCAGTGTAGCATGAACAACAGCTTCACCCCAGCACCTATGATCATGGAAATACCCGAGTCAGGCAGCACTGGTAACATAAGCATCTACGAGAGGATTCCAGGGGATTTTGGTGCCGGAAGCTATTCACAACCATCAGCCACGTTCAGTTTAGCCAAGTTGCAGCAGCTGACAAACACCATAATGGACCCTCATGCCATGCCTTATAGCCATTCTCCTGCTGTGACTTCCTATGCAACCAGCGTTTCTCTCTCCAACAcagggctggctcagctggCTCCTTCTCACCCCCTGGCCGGCACCCCACAAGCACAAGCCACCATGACGCccccacccaacctggcctCCACCACCATGAACCTCACGTCCCCTCTGCTCCAGTGCAACATGTCGGCCACCAACATCGGCATCCCGCACACgcagaggctgcaggggcagaTGCCCGTCAAGGGGCACATCTCCATCCGCTCCAAATCGGCgcccctgccctctgccagcgcccaccagcagcagctgtacGGCCGCAGCCCCCCGGCCGTGGCCATGCAGGCCGGGCCCCGGACCTTGGCCGTGCAGCGCGGCATGAACATGGGCGTCAACCTGATGCCCGCGGCGCCCTACAACGTCAACTCCATGAACATGAACCTGAACGCCATGAACAGCTACAGGATGACGCAGCCCATGATGAACAGCAGCTACCACAGCAATCCTGCCTACATGAACCAGACAGCACAGTATCCTATGCAGATGCAGATGGGAATGATGGGGAGCCAGGCCTATACCCAGCAGCCTATGCAGCCAAACCCTCACGGGAACATGATGTACACTGGTCCCTCCCATCACAGCTACATGAACGCTGCTGGGGTGCCCAAGCAGTCTCTTAATGGACCATACATGAGAAGATGA